One genomic segment of Alkalimarinus alittae includes these proteins:
- a CDS encoding DegT/DnrJ/EryC1/StrS family aminotransferase — MQVAFQNIAKLHNDCTRELKQAANQVIESGWYLLGKELESFETAYSSYLGSGHCAGVNSGLDALQILLKAAGVSPGDEVIVPSHTFIATWLAVIKVGATPVPVDPKPDTYNINPSLLSDALTSKTKAILVVHLYGHPCEMNSISYFANQHNLLLLEDAAQAHGALYSGKPIGTFGSGAAWSFYPGKNLGALGDGGAVTSQSQALIDKVKKIRNYGVTQKYNAEIIGNNSRLDELQAALLRVKLKYLDQWNSQRSKLAKHYNECLGHLSNIQLPTTLPNTNPVWHQYVIRSNRRDQLKVYLEKQGIQTQIHYPIPVYKQKAVSNINIKNLDLRLNDQLCNELLSLPISPEHSLDEVDYISECITQF; from the coding sequence GTGCAGGTAGCCTTCCAGAATATTGCCAAGCTTCATAATGATTGCACCAGGGAATTAAAGCAGGCCGCCAACCAAGTAATAGAAAGTGGCTGGTATCTATTAGGCAAAGAGCTTGAGTCGTTTGAAACAGCCTATTCATCTTATCTCGGGAGTGGGCATTGTGCTGGTGTTAATAGTGGCCTTGATGCCCTACAAATACTTTTAAAAGCTGCCGGGGTTTCCCCAGGCGATGAAGTTATAGTTCCCTCCCATACATTTATTGCTACGTGGCTAGCAGTTATAAAAGTAGGCGCTACGCCAGTACCTGTTGATCCAAAACCAGACACTTATAATATTAATCCTAGCCTGCTTTCCGATGCCCTAACCTCTAAAACAAAAGCGATTCTAGTAGTTCACTTATATGGGCACCCTTGCGAGATGAATAGTATTAGCTATTTTGCAAACCAGCATAACCTTTTATTATTAGAGGACGCTGCTCAGGCCCATGGGGCGCTGTATTCAGGTAAGCCTATAGGCACCTTTGGCTCTGGTGCTGCATGGAGTTTTTATCCTGGAAAAAATTTAGGAGCGCTAGGTGATGGAGGAGCAGTAACATCCCAATCTCAAGCACTTATAGATAAGGTAAAAAAAATTAGAAACTACGGGGTAACACAAAAATATAATGCAGAAATAATAGGTAATAATAGTCGGCTAGATGAATTACAAGCAGCTCTTTTAAGAGTTAAGCTTAAATACTTAGACCAATGGAATAGTCAACGAAGCAAGTTGGCAAAACATTACAACGAATGTCTAGGGCACCTATCAAACATTCAGCTACCTACTACTCTTCCCAATACAAACCCTGTGTGGCATCAATATGTCATCCGATCAAATAGACGTGACCAACTAAAAGTTTATCTAGAAAAACAAGGAATACAAACTCAGATACACTACCCTATCCCTGTTTATAAACAAAAAGCCGTGTCTAATATAAATATTAAGAATTTGGATTTACGGCTCAACGATCAACTATGTAATGAACTATTAAGCTTACCTATTAGCCCTGAACATTCATTAGATGAAGTTGATTATATTAGTGAGTGCATCACTCAATTTTAA
- a CDS encoding LbetaH domain-containing protein → MNKKKLIIYGNGHMAKMIYQFVKYDFDVVAFTVDRSCIGVENVEIKNIASLPLIPFDEIEQAFSPKQYYMLTAVGFVGMNNIREQKYLEAKAMGYRFVNYIHSSVIQHSCLTLGENNIILDHASIHPYTVIGNCNFISSNSNIGHGCSIGDNNWINAGVAVAGETRIKSHVFLGVNSSLGHGLLIESKTFVGANTQINRNTEFGNVFLSASGEKHRMASESFLRFSSAMKASPIKQKDD, encoded by the coding sequence ATGAATAAAAAGAAACTAATTATATATGGTAATGGTCATATGGCTAAAATGATCTACCAGTTCGTTAAGTATGATTTTGACGTAGTCGCCTTTACTGTAGACCGGTCTTGTATCGGCGTAGAAAATGTTGAAATAAAAAACATAGCCAGTTTGCCATTAATACCCTTTGATGAAATCGAACAGGCATTTTCCCCTAAGCAATATTATATGCTCACAGCGGTTGGATTTGTTGGGATGAATAATATTAGAGAACAAAAATATCTTGAGGCTAAGGCCATGGGCTATCGGTTTGTGAATTATATTCACTCATCTGTGATCCAGCATAGTTGCCTAACCCTAGGTGAAAATAACATTATTCTTGATCATGCATCCATTCATCCTTACACGGTTATTGGCAATTGTAATTTTATAAGTAGTAATAGCAATATCGGTCATGGTTGTTCAATTGGAGATAATAACTGGATCAATGCAGGGGTAGCGGTGGCAGGGGAGACAAGGATTAAAAGTCATGTTTTTTTAGGGGTAAACTCATCTCTGGGTCACGGCTTATTAATTGAAAGTAAAACATTTGTAGGCGCTAATACTCAGATTAATCGAAATACAGAGTTTGGTAATGTTTTTCTATCAGCAAGTGGTGAGAAGCATCGTATGGCTAGTGAGAGTTTTTTGAGATTTTCAAGTGCGATGAAAGCCAGCCCCATCAAACAAAAAGACGATTAA
- a CDS encoding class I adenylate-forming enzyme family protein, with translation MSIIQKFSENVTKTPNKTALIAGNTVLTYRQLACQVSSISHNLLAKGVKKGDHVAVLLPNSIEFVIVMLVAANIGIVLVPHNMTLGSNALSRALQAADIKHVFAWNGLITDLRLVFDDELAQNGLLIAVGGDVDGCTDFNALLSGDQEYRLANHNINPEQAYILTMTSGSTGDPKPIVLSQGVKEKRAEAAIELYEVCADDVVLVATPMYHSLAERLVLIPLMSGGTSVILESYTARKWIDEVIAREVSFSIIVSSQLKQILADLTSNRRSLDSLRCLVSSSERLPDSVRKEMKHVLTCEFHECYGASEIAIATNLNHRSVQNASVGTAAPKVEIQILRDDGTLAMVGEVGEILCKTPMLFSGYYKKTPETASSMRGEYFCTGDVGKLDKDGYLTFLGRKKDIIITGGINIYPKDIEDVLNSHHSVAECAVIPLPDDILGERLTAVVVAEAGEQIVERQLQRLCARELADYQQPRHYIISQILPKNAMGKVMKQAIISQFTHKVSAGAS, from the coding sequence ATGTCCATTATTCAAAAGTTTTCAGAAAATGTAACGAAAACACCTAATAAGACAGCCCTGATTGCTGGCAATACTGTACTTACTTATAGGCAGCTAGCTTGCCAGGTATCGAGTATCTCTCATAATTTATTGGCGAAGGGTGTTAAAAAGGGTGATCACGTGGCTGTGTTGTTACCCAATAGCATCGAGTTTGTTATTGTTATGTTGGTCGCGGCTAATATAGGTATTGTCTTAGTGCCTCACAATATGACTTTAGGCAGTAATGCGCTATCACGTGCATTGCAAGCGGCCGATATAAAGCATGTGTTTGCCTGGAATGGCTTGATAACTGATCTGAGGTTAGTTTTTGATGATGAGTTGGCTCAAAATGGCTTGTTGATAGCTGTAGGTGGTGATGTAGATGGCTGTACTGACTTTAATGCGCTTCTGTCTGGCGATCAAGAGTATCGTCTAGCTAATCATAACATTAACCCAGAGCAAGCTTATATATTAACAATGACTTCGGGCTCTACGGGCGACCCAAAGCCGATTGTTTTATCGCAAGGGGTTAAAGAAAAGAGAGCTGAAGCCGCCATAGAGTTGTATGAAGTATGCGCTGATGATGTTGTTTTAGTTGCAACGCCAATGTACCACTCATTGGCAGAGCGCTTAGTTCTTATCCCGCTCATGAGTGGGGGAACGTCTGTGATCTTGGAATCTTATACGGCCAGGAAGTGGATCGATGAAGTGATTGCAAGGGAGGTTAGTTTTTCAATTATCGTGTCATCGCAATTGAAACAAATTTTAGCAGACTTAACGTCGAATCGACGATCTCTCGATTCATTACGCTGCCTAGTGTCTTCTTCTGAACGGCTTCCTGACAGCGTCAGGAAAGAAATGAAACACGTTCTTACTTGCGAGTTCCATGAATGTTATGGTGCATCAGAAATAGCCATTGCAACAAATTTAAACCACCGCTCCGTACAGAATGCCTCGGTCGGAACTGCTGCACCCAAGGTAGAAATTCAAATACTTAGGGATGATGGCACGCTTGCGATGGTTGGAGAAGTCGGCGAAATACTCTGTAAAACGCCGATGCTGTTTTCGGGCTATTATAAAAAAACACCTGAAACAGCATCGTCTATGCGAGGAGAGTATTTTTGTACAGGGGATGTTGGGAAACTGGATAAAGACGGTTATCTAACGTTTCTAGGCAGGAAAAAAGATATCATCATTACCGGAGGTATTAATATTTACCCTAAGGATATTGAAGATGTACTTAACTCACATCATAGTGTGGCCGAATGTGCAGTGATTCCACTGCCGGATGATATCTTAGGTGAGCGATTAACAGCTGTTGTGGTGGCTGAAGCGGGAGAGCAGATTGTAGAGCGACAATTGCAGCGACTGTGCGCAAGAGAATTGGCTGACTATCAGCAACCCCGACACTATATTATTAGTCAAATTCTACCAAAAAATGCCATGGGTAAGGTGATGAAGCAAGCGATTATAAGTCAATTTACTCACAAAGTATCAGCAGGGGCGTCATGA
- a CDS encoding Gfo/Idh/MocA family protein — translation MSLSAEKRCLSLGFIGGSIDSAVGHTHQIASQMDGRWQLVAGCFSRNKSVNDKTAAEWGLSSERTYSTYKALIEKEQGKLDAIVVLTPTPSHTDIVIAALDAGYAVICEKTLSTSSQEALLIEESVKRNNGFLAVTLNYSGYPMMRELRRIIKAGDLGRVQQIQIEMPQEGFIRLDAEGNQTQPQAWRLRDNTVPTISLDLGIHLHHIIHYLTQERPVDVVADQASYGWFKDVVDSVTCMLRYTDDIRCQMWFSKTALGHRNGLKVRVFGDRGSAEWLQVQPEELLLSYINGKREIVDRASFVSEACLPRYNRFKAGHPAGFIEAFANIYCDMADCYFEYKNTGTYTSREVYGVSHAVEGLQLFEAIALSVKKRCWVSI, via the coding sequence ATGAGTCTAAGCGCGGAGAAAAGATGTTTATCTTTAGGCTTTATTGGTGGCTCTATAGATTCTGCCGTTGGGCATACCCATCAAATAGCCAGCCAAATGGATGGGCGTTGGCAGTTGGTGGCGGGCTGTTTCAGTAGAAATAAATCAGTTAATGATAAAACTGCAGCAGAGTGGGGGTTAAGTTCTGAACGCACTTATTCTACTTACAAGGCGCTTATCGAAAAAGAGCAAGGCAAGCTCGATGCTATTGTTGTCCTAACACCTACACCCTCCCATACCGATATTGTAATTGCCGCATTAGATGCGGGCTATGCTGTTATTTGCGAAAAGACGCTGTCGACTTCTAGTCAAGAAGCATTATTAATAGAAGAATCAGTCAAGAGGAACAATGGTTTTTTGGCAGTAACCTTGAATTACTCAGGTTACCCGATGATGCGAGAGTTACGACGCATTATTAAAGCGGGTGATCTGGGCCGTGTTCAGCAAATACAGATAGAAATGCCTCAAGAGGGGTTTATTCGTTTAGATGCCGAGGGAAATCAAACGCAGCCACAGGCATGGCGATTACGGGATAACACCGTGCCTACCATTTCCTTAGACTTAGGCATTCATCTTCACCATATTATTCATTACTTAACTCAAGAACGTCCTGTTGATGTTGTCGCTGATCAGGCTTCCTATGGTTGGTTTAAGGATGTGGTTGATAGTGTTACTTGCATGCTACGTTATACTGATGATATCCGTTGCCAAATGTGGTTTAGTAAAACGGCTTTAGGGCATAGAAATGGTTTAAAGGTGAGGGTCTTTGGAGATAGAGGAAGTGCAGAATGGCTTCAGGTTCAACCAGAGGAGTTATTACTGAGTTATATTAATGGGAAACGTGAGATTGTTGATCGGGCATCCTTTGTTTCTGAAGCTTGCTTGCCTCGCTATAATCGTTTTAAAGCGGGGCACCCTGCGGGTTTTATAGAAGCCTTTGCAAATATATATTGTGATATGGCAGACTGTTATTTTGAGTATAAAAATACCGGTACATACACATCTAGAGAGGTTTATGGTGTGTCGCATGCTGTAGAGGGTTTGCAGCTATTCGAGGCCATTGCTTTGTCAGTAAAGAAACGTTGTTGGGTTTCTATTTAG
- a CDS encoding acyl carrier protein: MSNVVRDFIVSLLEKKQAIPAVLDINDYRFMESGHIDSLAVMKFILQIEDKFDIEISDEDMLSQQFQTVGGLSAIVNEKIGLK; encoded by the coding sequence ATGAGTAATGTTGTGAGAGACTTTATCGTTTCTCTGTTGGAAAAAAAGCAAGCAATTCCAGCGGTCTTAGATATAAATGATTATCGGTTTATGGAGTCTGGGCATATTGATTCATTAGCTGTTATGAAGTTTATTTTACAAATAGAAGATAAGTTTGATATTGAGATAAGTGATGAAGATATGCTCTCTCAGCAGTTTCAAACAGTAGGGGGGTTATCAGCAATAGTAAATGAAAAAATTGGGCTCAAATAG
- a CDS encoding FkbM family methyltransferase: protein MNRLKEEVYVFGNTEYTPHLKTIYTVKGIIDEQNPNTSIWGIPNISLCDISKSEKIINTVNNSRAYQVQKRLIDDGFTKTIFIGDIINEYPAEFESTFLTQAQSAMRIDYEALLHNLDNFSDDLSKEEFKNILDFRLTLKIDHLSAFKVKINQQYYEDFLLKCDFKALIDGGAYDGEDSKRFIEFFPSYKQVIVLEPSDSNRLLVGRKLHNYPNVHIIKACLGESNGYIRFDGEGTSAKTVLEGGVKVEQRTIDSFEIDQRTLVKLDIEGAEMAALKGASKAFENPDYSFAISAYHLPHDLLNILKLFKSSLVKRKLYFRHYSGGICESVLFAI from the coding sequence ATGAATAGACTAAAAGAAGAAGTCTATGTTTTTGGAAATACAGAATACACTCCTCATTTAAAAACGATTTATACAGTCAAAGGTATTATTGACGAACAAAATCCTAATACTAGCATTTGGGGCATACCCAACATTTCACTTTGTGACATAAGTAAAAGTGAAAAAATCATTAATACTGTCAACAATTCTCGTGCCTACCAAGTTCAGAAGCGTCTGATTGATGATGGTTTTACTAAAACTATTTTTATTGGTGACATCATCAATGAATACCCTGCCGAATTTGAATCTACATTTTTAACTCAAGCCCAAAGCGCAATGAGAATAGATTATGAGGCCCTTTTACATAATCTGGACAATTTTTCTGACGACCTATCAAAAGAAGAATTTAAAAACATATTAGATTTTAGACTGACACTTAAGATTGACCACCTATCAGCATTCAAAGTAAAAATTAATCAACAATATTATGAAGACTTTCTCTTAAAGTGTGACTTTAAAGCCTTAATTGATGGCGGTGCTTACGATGGCGAAGATTCAAAACGCTTTATCGAGTTTTTTCCTTCATACAAACAGGTTATTGTTTTAGAGCCATCTGACAGTAACCGCTTACTGGTTGGAAGAAAGCTGCACAATTACCCCAATGTTCACATTATTAAGGCTTGTCTAGGTGAGAGTAATGGCTACATCCGATTTGACGGAGAAGGCACTTCCGCAAAAACAGTATTGGAAGGTGGTGTTAAAGTTGAGCAACGCACAATTGACAGCTTCGAAATAGATCAACGGACGCTTGTAAAACTTGATATTGAGGGGGCCGAAATGGCTGCGTTAAAAGGAGCCTCTAAGGCATTTGAAAATCCGGACTATAGCTTTGCTATTTCTGCGTACCACTTACCTCATGACCTTTTAAATATTTTAAAACTATTTAAGTCTTCCCTGGTTAAAAGAAAGCTTTATTTTAGACATTACTCAGGAGGTATTTGTGAGTCAGTTTTATTCGCTATTTGA
- a CDS encoding flagellin N-terminal helical domain-containing protein gives MPQIINTNIASINAQRNLNNSQGDYNTSLQRLSSGLRINSAKDDAAGLAISTRFTTQTRGLDVAMRNAGDGVSLSQTAEGALGSMTENLLRIRDLALQSANATNSAVDRDALNIEVQQLKDEIQRISEQTNFNGTKLLDGTFEDVTFQIGANEGESLTFGIAGVTTSTLGSAETAGISSTMPQTPLTGPGAANGDAMVSGDLVINNIAVEASSGVADTASTTHAASSAIAKASAINAVSDSTGVTATANINTVKGTLIADAAIAVGATPIDINGQTFSLSKVASGNAAADLASAAATINEKSGATGVVATVIDMPSGARIDLTAEDGRNITIVGATAGSFGLATGLGTGGASNPGTTGNTYTGDITLASTDGSSINLTTNTGNIDNAGFEVGTYSGTQAGTISDNVDTGNALAAGDITINGVSVGASKSTDDTASTLANNAGSAIAKAAAINKISDQTGVTAEANATSVVGAAITGTTAGAFAITINDVAIGGTTTADAVANQTTIVDAINAKAGQTGVTASIIDGDKLNLVAEDGRTIELATATAGDTGLTAGNTGGSITLTSAGQFTIGTNTGDNEHAGLNVGSFGGTESGMLLKDVDISTVDGALAALEAVDNSLNKVNFIRADLGAIQNRFESTIDNQAITAENLESANSRIRDADFAAETAELSRAQVLQSAGLSVLSQANAQPQQVLQLLQG, from the coding sequence ATGCCTCAAATCATCAATACCAATATTGCGTCTATCAACGCACAGCGGAACCTGAATAACTCTCAGGGTGACTACAATACATCGCTCCAACGTTTGTCTTCGGGCTTACGCATAAACAGCGCAAAAGACGACGCAGCGGGCTTGGCAATATCAACACGTTTCACCACTCAAACTCGTGGGCTCGACGTTGCCATGAGAAATGCTGGAGATGGTGTTTCATTATCTCAAACAGCAGAAGGCGCTCTTGGCTCAATGACCGAAAACTTACTTCGAATAAGAGACTTGGCACTCCAGTCAGCTAACGCCACTAACAGCGCCGTCGACAGAGATGCTCTGAACATAGAAGTACAGCAACTAAAAGACGAAATTCAGCGCATCTCTGAGCAAACAAATTTTAATGGCACCAAACTTTTAGACGGTACGTTTGAAGACGTTACATTTCAAATTGGTGCCAATGAAGGAGAAAGCCTCACTTTTGGTATCGCAGGGGTAACGACCTCTACATTAGGCAGTGCTGAAACAGCCGGTATTTCCTCTACCATGCCACAAACACCACTAACGGGTCCTGGCGCTGCCAATGGGGATGCCATGGTGTCTGGTGATTTAGTTATCAATAATATCGCAGTAGAAGCATCTTCAGGTGTTGCAGATACGGCATCGACGACCCATGCGGCATCTAGCGCGATTGCCAAAGCTTCGGCTATTAACGCCGTATCAGATAGTACGGGCGTTACTGCAACGGCTAATATAAATACAGTTAAGGGAACTCTGATTGCTGATGCCGCAATTGCTGTTGGCGCAACTCCTATAGATATCAACGGGCAAACATTTTCATTGTCAAAAGTTGCATCTGGCAATGCAGCCGCAGATTTGGCAAGTGCTGCGGCAACCATAAACGAAAAATCTGGCGCAACAGGCGTTGTGGCAACAGTTATTGATATGCCTTCTGGTGCACGCATTGACTTGACCGCGGAAGACGGGCGCAATATTACCATCGTAGGTGCAACCGCAGGTTCATTTGGTTTAGCGACGGGGCTTGGTACGGGTGGTGCAAGTAACCCGGGTACCACAGGTAATACCTACACAGGGGATATTACTCTAGCAAGTACAGATGGCAGCAGCATAAATCTTACGACCAATACGGGTAACATCGATAATGCGGGCTTCGAAGTAGGAACATATAGTGGGACCCAAGCGGGCACAATTAGTGACAATGTAGACACTGGCAACGCTTTAGCCGCAGGAGACATTACAATAAACGGAGTCTCGGTTGGTGCATCCAAATCAACGGATGATACCGCCTCTACTTTAGCGAATAATGCTGGCTCGGCAATAGCTAAAGCAGCGGCCATCAACAAAATATCTGACCAGACTGGCGTTACCGCAGAAGCTAATGCCACGTCAGTGGTGGGTGCGGCTATCACGGGTACCACAGCGGGAGCGTTTGCCATCACGATCAATGACGTCGCCATTGGTGGGACGACAACAGCAGATGCGGTGGCTAACCAAACCACTATTGTTGATGCAATTAATGCCAAAGCAGGTCAAACGGGAGTTACAGCATCAATTATCGATGGTGATAAGTTGAATTTAGTAGCTGAAGATGGACGTACGATTGAGCTTGCTACAGCTACTGCGGGTGATACTGGGCTAACTGCGGGCAACACCGGTGGCTCTATAACGTTGACCTCTGCGGGTCAGTTCACTATTGGAACGAACACCGGTGATAACGAGCACGCAGGCCTTAACGTAGGTAGTTTTGGTGGTACTGAATCCGGAATGTTATTGAAAGATGTTGATATCAGTACAGTAGATGGCGCATTAGCAGCACTTGAAGCTGTTGATAACTCACTCAACAAAGTTAACTTCATCCGTGCTGACTTAGGCGCCATCCAAAACCGCTTTGAGTCAACCATTGATAACCAAGCTATTACAGCTGAGAACTTAGAGTCAGCAAACTCAAGAATCAGAGATGCCGATTTTGCTGCTGAAACTGCAGAATTATCTCGTGCACAGGTGCTACAGTCTGCAGGCTTGTCGGTGCTTTCTCAAGCAAACGCGCAACCACAACAAGTTCTGCAGTTACTACAGGGGTAA
- a CDS encoding flagellin N-terminal helical domain-containing protein, with product MPQIINTNISSLTAQRNLNNAQSDNAQALNRLSSGLRINSSKDDAAGLAISTRFESQISGLNVATRNAGDGVSLAQTAEGALDSITTNLSRLRELAVQSANATNSDVDRDALNKEAAQIIEEVGRISDQTNFNGVKLLNGDFQAQSFQVGANVGETIDVNIAAVTTSTLGSAETAGISSTMSQTPLTGAGAANGDAMVSGDLVINGAAIGASSGAADTASTTHAASSSIAKAAAINAASGNTGVTATANVNTVEGTLVADAAALVAATDIDINGQSFSLSKAATGDAAADLATAAATINEKSGATGVVATVIEVDGGARIDLAAEDGRNITIVGAAAGTFGLATGLGTGGASNAGTTGNTYTGDITLASVDGSDINLTTNTGNIDNAGFEVGSFSGTQGGAVSDNVDTANALVAGDITINGVSVGASKSTDDTASTLANNAGSAIAKAAAINRISDQTGVTAEANATSVVGAAITGTTAGAFAITINDVAIGGTTTADAVANQTTIVDAINAKAGQTGVTASIIDGDKLNLVAADGRTIELATGTAGDTGLTAGNTGGSLTLSSAGEFTIGTNTGDNEHAGLNVGSFGGTESGTLLKDVDISTVDGANKAIQAVDNALAQVNTERAALGAIQNRFDNTISSNQINSENLSAANSRIKDADFAAETAALSRSSVLQQAGISILAQANAQPQQVLSLLG from the coding sequence ATGCCACAAATTATAAATACCAATATAAGCTCGCTAACCGCGCAACGTAATCTGAATAATGCACAGTCAGACAATGCTCAGGCTCTTAACCGTTTGTCTTCAGGTTTGCGTATTAACAGTTCAAAGGATGATGCAGCGGGTTTAGCCATATCAACCCGCTTTGAATCACAGATTAGTGGTTTGAATGTCGCTACACGAAACGCAGGTGATGGTGTATCACTAGCGCAAACAGCTGAAGGTGCATTGGACTCTATTACTACCAACCTGTCGCGTTTACGTGAACTAGCGGTTCAGTCTGCTAACGCCACCAACTCTGATGTTGACCGTGACGCCCTAAACAAAGAAGCAGCACAGATTATCGAAGAAGTGGGACGTATATCAGATCAGACCAACTTTAACGGCGTTAAGTTATTGAATGGAGACTTCCAAGCTCAGTCATTCCAAGTAGGTGCAAACGTTGGTGAAACCATTGATGTAAATATTGCAGCTGTAACTACCTCTACATTAGGTAGCGCAGAAACAGCCGGTATTTCCTCTACTATGTCGCAAACACCATTAACTGGTGCAGGCGCTGCTAATGGGGATGCCATGGTTTCAGGCGATCTTGTGATTAACGGTGCGGCAATAGGGGCTTCTTCAGGCGCGGCAGATACGGCATCAACGACCCATGCTGCTTCTAGCTCGATTGCCAAAGCGGCGGCTATTAACGCCGCATCAGGTAATACAGGTGTTACTGCAACGGCTAACGTGAATACGGTGGAGGGTACATTGGTTGCTGATGCTGCAGCGTTGGTTGCTGCAACTGATATCGATATCAACGGTCAATCATTCTCACTTTCTAAGGCGGCAACAGGCGATGCAGCCGCAGATTTAGCAACTGCAGCAGCAACGATTAATGAAAAGTCTGGCGCGACGGGTGTCGTAGCTACAGTCATCGAAGTGGACGGTGGTGCTCGTATTGATTTAGCGGCCGAAGATGGACGTAATATTACGATCGTAGGTGCTGCTGCAGGCACATTTGGTTTAGCGACGGGCCTTGGTACGGGTGGTGCAAGCAACGCTGGTACCACAGGTAATACCTACACGGGTGATATTACCTTGGCGAGTGTAGATGGTAGTGATATCAACCTTACGACTAATACCGGCAACATCGATAATGCGGGCTTCGAAGTAGGATCATTTAGTGGGACTCAAGGTGGCGCAGTCAGCGATAATGTTGACACTGCTAACGCGTTGGTGGCAGGCGACATTACAATCAACGGGGTGTCTGTTGGCGCTTCCAAGTCGACTGATGATACTGCCTCTACCTTAGCGAATAATGCAGGCTCTGCAATAGCTAAAGCGGCGGCTATCAACAGGATATCTGATCAAACTGGCGTTACTGCAGAAGCTAATGCTACATCAGTGGTTGGGGCCGCTATCACAGGTACCACTGCAGGCGCGTTTGCGATTACGATCAATGATGTTGCCATCGGTGGGACAACGACAGCAGATGCGGTTGCTAACCAGACCACTATTGTTGATGCAATTAATGCGAAAGCAGGGCAAACGGGAGTCACTGCTTCAATTATTGACGGTGACAAGTTGAACCTAGTAGCTGCTGACGGGCGCACAATTGAGCTTGCAACGGGTACTGCTGGCGATACCGGGCTAACTGCTGGAAATACGGGAGGGTCACTAACGTTGTCGTCTGCGGGTGAGTTTACCATTGGAACTAATACTGGCGATAATGAGCACGCAGGTCTTAATGTAGGTAGTTTTGGTGGTACGGAATCGGGCACTTTACTAAAAGATGTTGATATCAGTACAGTAGATGGCGCCAACAAAGCCATCCAAGCGGTAGATAACGCCCTAGCTCAAGTCAACACCGAACGTGCTGCACTAGGTGCGATTCAAAACCGTTTCGATAACACGATCTCATCGAACCAGATAAACTCCGAGAACCTTTCGGCTGCGAACTCACGAATCAAAGATGCTGACTTTGCTGCAGAAACCGCTGCACTGTCTAGATCTTCGGTTCTACAGCAGGCAGGTATTTCGATCTTAGCCCAGGCTAACGCCCAGCCACAGCAGGTGTTGTCACTACTAGGATAA
- a CDS encoding flagellar protein FlaG — protein sequence MNDVKTNSVDLALRVGSAASPPQQHSQQAAKVSGATDESVQNVRPKADISLVEVDKNEQTQEQKDKQLEGAVTKLNDYIQNVQRDLEFQTDDSSGKTVITVVDRQTSEVVRQIPDDVALKLAQDLQQDEPLSLFNIKV from the coding sequence ATGAATGACGTTAAAACAAATAGTGTAGATCTTGCCCTCCGGGTCGGGTCAGCGGCGTCGCCACCTCAGCAACACTCTCAACAGGCGGCAAAGGTATCTGGCGCGACTGATGAATCTGTGCAAAACGTTAGACCAAAGGCTGATATTAGTTTGGTTGAAGTTGACAAAAACGAGCAGACTCAAGAGCAGAAAGATAAACAGTTAGAAGGGGCTGTTACAAAACTGAATGATTATATTCAGAATGTGCAGCGAGACCTTGAGTTTCAGACGGACGACTCATCTGGAAAAACTGTTATAACCGTTGTTGACCGTCAGACCTCTGAAGTGGTCCGACAAATACCTGATGACGTGGCGTTGAAGTTGGCGCAAGACTTGCAGCAGGATGAACCACTTAGTTTATTTAACATTAAAGTGTGA